From Spirochaetota bacterium, the proteins below share one genomic window:
- a CDS encoding chromate transporter, which produces MLLQLFQIFLKIGFTAFGGPIVHIAMVEQEIVSNQKLISKDQFLNYIGMVNLIPGPNSTQLIMLCGLKLKGISGMLVSGFAFIFPAVLITLILAIIYHQSSKLTFLIPIFSYLKYGIFPIILFSLIKFTKTASKNYSLALILILSTLTNLIFNNEILIIFVMGIIGFITSILIKNNKNKLYSINVILLSTIFYKFLIIGFTLFGGGFLLIAYVKDQFFQMLSNEQILDAIAFGQFTPGPILTSATFMGYQMGGILGALVATVGIFIPSIILIPLLDKIFSSYKNPKISLFIDNINAASIGVMLAITIKIALELGANLYGLPIILINSLLFYKKTPTLYLIFLSMIYGYGISFINI; this is translated from the coding sequence ATGCTTCTACAATTATTTCAAATTTTTTTAAAAATAGGATTCACTGCTTTTGGTGGTCCTATTGTTCATATAGCTATGGTGGAGCAAGAAATAGTTAGCAACCAAAAATTAATTAGTAAAGATCAATTTTTAAATTATATAGGGATGGTTAATCTCATTCCAGGACCTAATTCCACACAATTAATTATGTTATGTGGCTTAAAACTAAAAGGAATATCGGGAATGTTAGTTTCTGGATTTGCTTTTATTTTTCCAGCAGTATTAATCACCCTTATCTTAGCTATCATTTACCATCAATCTTCAAAACTCACTTTTTTAATTCCTATTTTTAGTTATCTCAAATATGGCATATTTCCTATTATTTTATTTTCTCTTATAAAATTCACCAAAACAGCCTCCAAAAATTATTCTCTAGCACTGATTCTTATATTATCTACTCTTACTAATTTGATTTTCAATAATGAAATTCTAATTATTTTTGTTATGGGAATTATTGGTTTTATTACTAGCATCTTAATTAAAAATAATAAAAACAAATTATATTCTATAAATGTAATTTTACTTTCTACTATATTTTACAAATTTTTAATTATTGGTTTCACTTTATTTGGTGGAGGATTTCTACTAATAGCCTATGTTAAGGATCAATTTTTTCAAATGTTAAGTAATGAGCAAATTTTAGATGCTATTGCCTTTGGACAATTTACTCCAGGTCCTATATTGACTAGTGCTACTTTTATGGGCTATCAAATGGGAGGAATCTTAGGAGCTCTTGTTGCAACAGTAGGTATTTTCATTCCTTCGATTATTCTTATTCCTCTTTTAGACAAAATATTTTCATCATATAAAAATCCTAAGATATCACTTTTTATTGATAATATTAATGCTGCTAGTATAGGAGTAATGCTTGCTATTACGATAAAAATAGCATTAGAATTGGGTGCAAATTTGTATGGATTGCCTATCATTCTAATTAATAGTCTTTTATTTTATAAAAAAACACCAACTTTATATCTGATTTTTTTATCGATGATTTATGGGTATGGGATATCTTTTATTAACATATAA
- the cysS gene encoding cysteine--tRNA ligase has translation MRFYNSLSKKIEIFPKQESVNIYSCGPTVYDFVHIGNLRTFLFEDLLIRTLKDNAYNIVHTRNITDIDDKTIKHAQEQNISLSEFTNKYTEEFLTDLKNLNFDQSSTTYLKATDYIQPMINMIQKLIDNNYAYETEDGVYFKTSSFNHYGDFAGLNLENIQQGASGHNSDFTKEDFGDFVLWKKYKKSDGCVYWESAWGKGRPGWHTECAAMVQHQYPKGLDIHTGGVDLLFPHHTNEKAHCECLSSKSMSKFWLHATHLLVDNQKMSKSLGNFYTVRDLIEKGFDYKTIRFYLQTEAHYRSSLNFTLEGLKGADSALKRINNFICEIIEKPSTATNNQLKEKFDSHLHDDLNIPRAMGEIFTTINNFYHGITIDTESTLQDLKKINQILEVFSFPQETILNNITQKLYDLRIIARKEKNWSESDRLRDELLLHGIEIRDNKDSVSIRKI, from the coding sequence ATGAGATTTTATAATTCCTTATCTAAAAAAATAGAAATATTCCCTAAACAAGAATCCGTAAATATTTATTCTTGTGGGCCTACTGTCTATGATTTTGTACATATAGGAAATTTACGCACTTTTTTATTCGAGGATTTATTAATTCGCACCCTTAAAGATAATGCTTATAACATTGTTCATACACGAAACATTACAGATATAGACGACAAAACAATTAAACATGCTCAAGAACAAAATATATCTCTCTCAGAATTCACTAATAAATACACAGAAGAATTTTTAACAGATCTAAAAAATTTGAATTTTGATCAAAGCTCTACCACTTATTTAAAAGCTACAGACTATATTCAGCCTATGATAAACATGATTCAAAAATTAATAGATAATAACTACGCTTATGAAACAGAAGACGGTGTTTATTTCAAAACATCTTCATTTAATCATTATGGAGATTTTGCAGGATTAAACTTAGAAAATATTCAACAAGGTGCTTCTGGACATAATTCTGATTTTACTAAAGAAGATTTTGGTGATTTTGTATTATGGAAAAAATATAAAAAAAGTGATGGATGTGTATATTGGGAAAGTGCATGGGGCAAAGGAAGACCAGGGTGGCATACAGAATGTGCAGCAATGGTACAACATCAATATCCTAAGGGATTGGATATTCATACTGGTGGTGTCGATCTTTTGTTTCCTCATCATACTAATGAAAAGGCTCATTGTGAATGCCTTTCTTCTAAATCTATGTCTAAATTTTGGTTACATGCCACTCATTTATTAGTTGATAATCAAAAAATGAGTAAAAGTCTCGGCAATTTTTATACTGTTCGTGATTTGATTGAAAAAGGATTTGATTATAAAACAATTCGTTTTTATCTTCAAACTGAAGCCCATTACAGATCCTCGTTGAATTTCACTCTTGAAGGATTAAAAGGTGCTGATTCTGCACTCAAAAGAATTAATAATTTTATTTGTGAAATTATTGAAAAACCTAGTACTGCCACCAATAATCAATTAAAAGAAAAATTTGACTCTCATCTACATGATGACTTGAATATCCCAAGAGCAATGGGAGAAATCTTTACTACTATTAATAATTTTTATCATGGAATTACTATAGATACAGAAAGTACTCTTCAAGATCTAAAAAAAATCAATCAAATTTTAGAAGTTTTTAGTTTTCCACAAGAAACAATTTTGAATAATATTACCCAAAAATTATATGATCTTCGTATAATTGCTAGAAAAGAAAAAAATTGGAGTGAATCAGATAGACTTCGTGATGAATTATTACTCCATGGTATAGAAATAAGAGATAACAAAGATAGTGTAAGCATAAGGAAAATATAA
- a CDS encoding ABC transporter substrate-binding protein — protein MRSIFLLFVLGIGIILSLFIKIPSSKSSSIKKIISLSPSHTQTLDYLNLGNKIIAISSFDTDLYYQDRIKIAGGIYFDEEKLLELSPDLIIIGDIQKNNTSVAFLESKGIKTLTLKTSSFQDIYQSILDLQELFPQIISDTIVSNYLQEWQYIQNTLISNTRSALIVLSIDPVYSISTNNYLNELYAYSGWNNVVKTTVPYPIFDEEQLRSLSPVDDLIISSFLTNELASISNIQKQINAKNIVIISNTSINLPSPYLLSIIKELRLIQSSLVN, from the coding sequence ATGCGATCTATTTTTTTACTATTCGTTTTGGGAATTGGAATTATCCTATCTTTATTTATTAAGATCCCCTCTTCAAAATCCTCATCTATTAAAAAAATAATTTCTCTTTCCCCATCACATACTCAAACATTAGATTATTTAAATCTAGGCAATAAAATTATAGCTATTTCTAGTTTTGATACAGATCTTTATTATCAAGATAGAATAAAGATTGCTGGTGGGATATATTTTGATGAAGAAAAATTATTAGAACTTTCGCCAGATTTAATAATTATTGGTGATATTCAAAAAAACAATACAAGTGTAGCATTTTTAGAATCTAAAGGAATAAAAACTCTCACTCTCAAAACAAGTTCTTTTCAAGATATTTATCAATCTATTTTGGATTTACAAGAATTATTTCCACAAATAATTTCTGATACTATCGTATCTAATTATTTGCAAGAATGGCAATATATTCAAAACACTCTTATTAGTAATACTCGTTCAGCCTTGATTGTACTTTCTATAGATCCTGTTTATTCTATTTCTACAAATAATTATCTTAATGAATTATATGCTTATAGTGGTTGGAATAATGTTGTTAAAACAACAGTGCCTTATCCGATTTTTGATGAAGAACAGTTAAGATCTTTATCACCGGTGGATGATCTTATTATTTCTTCTTTTTTAACTAATGAGCTAGCAAGTATTAGTAATATCCAAAAACAAATTAATGCAAAAAATATTGTGATTATTTCCAATACTTCTATTAATTTGCCTTCTCCTTATCTTTTGAGTATAATAAAAGAGCTTCGTCTCATACAAAGCTCTTTAGTTAATTAA
- a CDS encoding bifunctional 4-hydroxy-2-oxoglutarate aldolase/2-dehydro-3-deoxy-phosphogluconate aldolase, protein MDVSIERILALKFLPIVDFESIINAEALLETMLEQSVPILQVNFKNPQQLQQADVIGELTKKYPEMKIGAGFFYSSEDAEIAIKKGAQFVVSSVLAKDLPVVASKYNVPAIISGFTPTEIYDAHKTQSDLVQIFPASQLHYKSIVSILEYLPDANFILTGGLTISSALEFLRFGAKAVALKGALFSKIDLLEENYQMIGNSIRNFRSRVQHN, encoded by the coding sequence ATGGATGTGTCAATAGAGCGTATTTTAGCGTTAAAATTTCTTCCTATTGTTGATTTTGAATCAATAATAAATGCTGAAGCATTGTTGGAAACCATGTTAGAACAATCTGTTCCTATTTTACAAGTGAATTTTAAAAATCCTCAGCAACTTCAACAAGCTGATGTGATTGGTGAATTAACCAAAAAATATCCAGAGATGAAGATAGGTGCAGGTTTTTTCTATTCATCAGAAGATGCCGAGATAGCTATCAAAAAAGGTGCGCAATTTGTAGTAAGTTCTGTGCTTGCAAAAGATCTTCCTGTTGTAGCTTCAAAATATAATGTACCAGCAATTATTTCAGGATTTACTCCTACAGAAATTTATGATGCTCATAAAACACAATCTGATCTGGTACAAATATTTCCTGCATCACAATTGCATTATAAATCTATTGTTTCTATTTTAGAATATTTGCCAGATGCTAATTTTATTCTTACAGGTGGATTAACTATTTCTTCTGCATTAGAGTTTTTACGCTTTGGTGCAAAAGCTGTTGCTCTTAAAGGTGCTTTGTTTTCTAAAATAGATCTTCTCGAAGAAAATTATCAAATGATAGGTAATTCAATAAGGAATTTTCGTAGTAGAGTTCAACATAATTAA
- the smpB gene encoding SsrA-binding protein SmpB — MIANNKKANHEYEVLEKFESGIELRGTEIKSLREGRVNLKEAYILVRGGTAKIIGMNISTYDFGNIFNHIPKRERQLLLHKKEIVKLEQRSTQEGLTIIPLSIYIKGRLAKLSIALCKGKKLYDKRAALQAKDTNREIQRTLKANRL, encoded by the coding sequence ATGATAGCAAATAATAAAAAAGCTAATCATGAATATGAAGTTTTAGAAAAATTTGAATCTGGGATTGAGCTTCGTGGAACAGAAATAAAATCTCTGAGAGAAGGTCGAGTAAATCTAAAAGAAGCCTATATTTTAGTGCGTGGTGGTACTGCCAAAATTATCGGTATGAATATTAGCACTTATGATTTTGGAAATATTTTTAATCATATTCCCAAAAGAGAGCGACAATTACTTTTACACAAAAAAGAAATTGTAAAGTTAGAGCAACGCTCTACACAAGAAGGATTAACGATCATTCCTCTTTCTATCTATATCAAAGGTCGTTTAGCAAAATTATCTATTGCTTTATGTAAAGGGAAAAAACTTTACGATAAAAGAGCTGCATTACAAGCAAAAGATACAAATAGAGAAATACAACGGACTCTCAAAGCTAATCGTTTGTAA
- a CDS encoding metal ABC transporter ATP-binding protein, with protein sequence MFTLEVNNLDISYGKNIVIKNVSLSLCQGEMLAIIGPNGSGKTTLLKSILGIKSIQKGSILINGLTPKKAIQQFKGDIAYLPQHHNVNLLLPLTVYDVVAQIFLSSKIGFRLTNTEIEIIENALNRVKLLDKKNELFVTLSGGQRQRVLLALAIAHKPKLLFLDEPTSALDISSINQIYKILSELKQENVGIMIISHDISSIVSASDKVGILMNEMKYLGHPSEISEELIHQIFGAHIKIIPNDPNCKTCIDKII encoded by the coding sequence ATGTTTACATTAGAGGTTAATAATCTTGATATATCTTATGGCAAAAATATTGTAATTAAAAATGTCTCTTTATCTTTATGTCAAGGAGAAATGCTTGCAATTATTGGACCTAATGGATCAGGCAAAACTACTCTTTTGAAATCTATTTTAGGGATAAAATCTATTCAAAAGGGTTCTATCTTAATTAATGGATTAACTCCAAAAAAAGCAATACAGCAATTCAAAGGTGATATAGCCTACCTTCCGCAACATCACAATGTCAATTTATTACTTCCACTTACTGTTTATGATGTTGTTGCACAAATTTTTCTATCGTCAAAAATCGGATTTAGATTGACAAATACAGAAATAGAAATTATTGAGAACGCACTTAATAGAGTGAAATTATTAGATAAAAAAAATGAACTTTTTGTGACATTATCTGGTGGTCAAAGGCAGAGAGTTCTCTTGGCATTAGCGATTGCTCATAAACCGAAATTACTCTTTTTAGATGAACCTACAAGTGCCTTAGATATCTCTTCAATAAATCAAATATATAAAATATTATCAGAATTAAAACAAGAAAATGTAGGAATTATGATTATTTCTCATGATATTAGCTCTATTGTATCCGCATCAGATAAAGTAGGGATTTTGATGAATGAAATGAAATATTTAGGACACCCTTCAGAAATATCAGAAGAATTAATTCATCAAATTTTTGGAGCTCATATTAAAATTATACCAAATGATCCAAATTGTAAAACATGTATTGATAAAATTATATAA
- a CDS encoding DUF167 domain-containing protein → MSFILELTIVPRSSCNKFVQESSGLKLKITSPPVDGEANKKIIDILAKSFSCPKTSIQLISGDKSKKKKFIFLQIDCEKGQELLMNLIK, encoded by the coding sequence ATGTCTTTTATTTTAGAATTAACAATAGTTCCAAGATCTTCATGTAATAAATTTGTACAAGAAAGTTCGGGTTTGAAATTAAAAATCACCTCTCCACCTGTTGATGGAGAGGCTAATAAAAAAATAATAGATATCCTTGCTAAAAGTTTTTCTTGCCCTAAAACATCTATTCAATTAATTTCTGGAGATAAATCCAAGAAAAAGAAATTTATTTTTCTACAAATTGATTGTGAAAAGGGGCAAGAGTTATTAATGAATCTTATTAAATAG
- a CDS encoding YggT family protein — translation MLIEQSIRIINLIFEFSLFIVVIYNVVFFIWILSSWLPVNRSIIILRFVDNLINPVYYGLLRVLPPIRFGIMDFSPFYMYIFLMVVETMIKLTHTLVLRLVISMLG, via the coding sequence ATGCTCATAGAACAAAGTATAAGAATAATAAATTTAATATTTGAATTTTCATTATTTATAGTTGTGATTTATAATGTAGTTTTTTTCATTTGGATTTTATCCTCTTGGTTACCTGTTAATAGGTCAATAATTATTTTACGCTTTGTAGATAATTTAATTAATCCTGTCTATTATGGATTACTAAGAGTACTACCTCCCATTCGTTTTGGTATTATGGATTTTTCACCTTTTTATATGTATATATTTTTGATGGTTGTAGAAACAATGATTAAGCTGACACATACTCTAGTACTTCGTTTGGTAATCAGTATGTTAGGATAA
- a CDS encoding YggS family pyridoxal phosphate-dependent enzyme has protein sequence MLDSILERIDKITSKQIEILAVTKNRTVSDIIPLLDKGITMIGENRVQEACVKFEVLGDRIVEKHLIGSLQSNKENKALKLFDVIQSIESLDQLTSVINKITSQGLTKKVFLQYNTSLEDSKHGIRSEKELCCMVELLLQNPNICFEGLMTIGALSLDEHIVRKSFVDLVSLRDCMILKYPELISLKLSMGMSNDFEWAIQEGTDIIRLGSVLFQ, from the coding sequence ATGTTAGATTCTATTTTAGAGCGTATTGATAAAATCACCTCTAAACAGATTGAAATTCTTGCTGTTACAAAAAATAGAACTGTGTCAGATATCATTCCTTTGTTAGATAAAGGGATAACAATGATAGGCGAAAATAGAGTACAAGAGGCTTGTGTTAAATTTGAAGTATTAGGCGATAGAATAGTTGAAAAACATTTGATAGGATCATTACAGAGTAATAAAGAAAATAAAGCTTTAAAACTTTTTGATGTTATACAAAGTATAGAATCATTAGATCAATTAACTAGTGTAATTAACAAAATAACATCACAAGGCTTAACTAAAAAAGTTTTTTTACAATATAATACATCTTTAGAAGATAGTAAACATGGAATTCGTTCTGAAAAAGAACTATGTTGTATGGTAGAATTATTATTACAAAATCCTAATATTTGTTTTGAGGGTTTAATGACCATAGGTGCATTAAGTTTGGATGAACATATTGTTAGAAAATCTTTTGTAGATTTAGTATCTTTAAGAGATTGTATGATATTAAAATATCCAGAATTAATATCTTTGAAGTTGTCTATGGGTATGAGTAACGATTTTGAATGGGCAATTCAAGAAGGAACTGATATAATTAGATTGGGTTCTGTTTTATTTCAATAA
- a CDS encoding MATE family efflux transporter, with product MPEQINKIKEDKNIIKLLFLLALPAVISGLVDSFYNTVDSVFVGQYIGSKALAALSVINVIQLMYISIGVLFSVGNASIISRALGSQNPERAKKTLIHSFWGLFVVSNIISFSILMNLDSFLILIGASTDSLPYARDYGSIILWTGFILPINNMLLGAFRAKGKALSATYLNMIGAVLNIILDAVFIIYFGWGVAGAALATVVGQGVVFVIALTRIKKLYDTNLLLDNKSDISMPLLKEVVQVGTPTGLRLILFVGVFSVANVILKPYGDEYLSAFGIFNRLIMLMSMINISLGIGSQPLIGINYGAKLYKRVQKIILMTFGLGMLISLLTGLFLWYSPASVFAIFTTDPDIIRICREIARPQSYTYIGWGVFICIAEALQAMGHAKESFWLSLSYPITVMFGFIVFNMFWGLNGIYWAFPSSYLIIGILSTIMLIKELKALHKKQIDLENSY from the coding sequence ATGCCAGAGCAAATCAACAAAATAAAAGAAGATAAAAATATTATAAAATTATTATTTCTTTTAGCATTACCTGCTGTTATTTCAGGATTGGTAGATAGTTTTTACAATACTGTGGATTCGGTATTTGTAGGTCAATATATTGGTAGTAAGGCTTTAGCAGCCTTATCTGTTATTAATGTAATACAATTAATGTATATTTCTATAGGAGTCTTATTTTCAGTAGGAAACGCTTCTATAATTTCTCGAGCTTTAGGATCACAAAATCCAGAAAGAGCAAAAAAAACTTTGATTCATAGCTTTTGGGGATTGTTCGTTGTTTCTAATATTATTAGTTTCTCAATTTTGATGAATTTAGATAGTTTTCTAATATTGATTGGGGCTTCTACGGATTCCTTACCTTATGCTCGTGATTATGGTAGTATTATTTTATGGACAGGATTTATTCTTCCTATTAATAATATGCTTTTGGGTGCATTTCGTGCTAAAGGGAAAGCTTTAAGTGCTACTTATCTCAATATGATAGGTGCTGTTTTAAATATTATTTTGGATGCTGTTTTTATTATATATTTTGGATGGGGTGTTGCAGGTGCTGCATTAGCAACAGTGGTAGGGCAAGGGGTTGTGTTCGTTATTGCTCTTACAAGAATCAAAAAGTTATACGACACAAATCTTTTATTAGATAATAAATCAGATATTAGTATGCCACTACTTAAAGAGGTTGTACAAGTTGGTACACCCACAGGATTGAGATTGATTTTGTTTGTGGGAGTTTTTTCAGTAGCGAATGTTATTTTAAAACCTTATGGAGATGAATATCTGTCTGCGTTTGGTATTTTTAATAGGCTGATTATGTTAATGTCTATGATTAATATCTCTTTAGGCATAGGATCTCAACCTCTAATAGGGATAAATTATGGAGCCAAATTATACAAAAGAGTACAGAAAATTATTTTGATGACTTTTGGTTTGGGGATGTTGATTTCTCTATTAACTGGTCTTTTCTTGTGGTATTCACCAGCAAGTGTGTTTGCTATATTCACAACAGATCCTGATATTATAAGAATCTGTAGAGAAATAGCAAGACCTCAATCTTATACTTATATAGGGTGGGGGGTATTCATCTGTATTGCCGAAGCATTACAAGCAATGGGACATGCAAAAGAATCTTTTTGGCTCTCTTTATCATATCCTATTACCGTGATGTTTGGTTTTATTGTCTTTAATATGTTTTGGGGATTAAATGGTATATATTGGGCTTTTCCTAGTTCTTATTTGATCATTGGTATTTTATCTACTATTATGTTAATTAAAGAATTAAAAGCCTTACATAAAAAACAAATAGATTTAGAAAATTCTTATTAG